A genomic region of Mycolicibacterium poriferae contains the following coding sequences:
- a CDS encoding alpha/beta hydrolase fold domain-containing protein, translating into MVDRYRVWLGAGFLAGGMSAAMLTGAGVATADDGASAGSESQPASGSKDSGESDRDASGPGRAASSTGADKPGKHRKDDDADAESVSDGDDDVSVDDGDLSDADDQDDQDADDPEQEITDDGDDEVGDHGVGEDAEASPPETSPSGESETPADDSADAPERSDDATAEPDVDDPSAVAPDTAVGDLPVEQTDAAEAAPPSAESGEDAGDDAVTTPAAEPSSFVTSVETDLGATDAAVVMRAAAVQAPWLQAVQGVAEMLDDIGTAIYNFYTGAMQFLAGPVRAPLGSNVRVESSTLQIGDIEVPADWYFPDTDEPAGIIYLQHGFMATAGFYSATAAYLAEKTLSIVVAPTLTWNIFDIDGYPLMLSRTHRAVAELFTGDRAALNASAQAAGYHKTLPSRVVLAGHSAGGGLAVGVARYLADRDATDDLAGVVMLDGVGFGDHLLSDLAKIPRDIPVYNLAGEPYGWNDFGGASTDLAEARPGEFTGVLVNGGLHADAMQSSSPMIQFASYLATGFSKPWNVAAGEMLSAGWISDMLYGTHTARLYGTPGSMLNIFTGWWVPSVAQVYPVVHQYVGPLDVLFTCLLNPGTVKCTYVTPGYTRRASKATTRVA; encoded by the coding sequence ATGGTCGACCGCTATCGGGTCTGGCTGGGGGCGGGCTTTCTGGCGGGGGGAATGTCGGCGGCGATGTTGACCGGCGCGGGCGTCGCGACCGCCGACGACGGTGCGTCGGCGGGATCGGAGTCGCAGCCGGCGTCGGGGTCGAAGGACTCCGGTGAGTCGGACCGGGACGCCTCGGGGCCGGGCAGGGCCGCCTCGTCGACCGGCGCGGACAAGCCCGGCAAGCACCGCAAGGACGACGACGCCGATGCGGAGTCGGTGTCGGACGGCGACGATGACGTGTCCGTCGACGATGGCGACCTCAGCGACGCCGACGACCAGGACGACCAGGACGCCGACGACCCCGAGCAGGAGATCACCGACGACGGTGACGACGAGGTGGGCGATCACGGCGTCGGCGAGGATGCCGAAGCGTCCCCGCCTGAGACGTCACCCTCCGGCGAATCGGAGACCCCGGCCGACGACTCTGCCGACGCTCCAGAGCGCTCGGACGACGCGACCGCGGAACCGGACGTCGACGACCCGTCCGCAGTCGCGCCTGACACCGCGGTGGGGGACCTTCCGGTCGAGCAGACCGATGCTGCCGAGGCCGCACCGCCGTCCGCTGAGTCCGGAGAGGACGCCGGCGACGACGCGGTCACCACGCCGGCCGCCGAGCCGTCGTCGTTCGTGACGAGTGTCGAGACCGACCTCGGGGCAACCGACGCCGCGGTCGTCATGCGCGCAGCCGCCGTGCAGGCGCCGTGGCTACAGGCCGTGCAGGGTGTCGCCGAGATGCTCGACGACATCGGCACCGCCATCTACAACTTCTACACCGGCGCAATGCAGTTCCTCGCCGGCCCGGTGCGGGCGCCGCTGGGCAGCAACGTGCGGGTCGAGAGCTCGACGCTGCAGATCGGTGACATCGAGGTGCCCGCCGACTGGTACTTCCCCGACACCGATGAGCCCGCCGGCATCATCTATCTGCAGCACGGCTTCATGGCCACGGCGGGGTTCTACAGCGCCACCGCCGCCTACCTGGCAGAGAAGACGCTGAGCATCGTCGTGGCGCCGACGCTGACGTGGAACATCTTCGACATCGACGGTTATCCGCTGATGCTGTCCCGCACGCACCGGGCGGTCGCCGAGCTGTTCACCGGTGACCGAGCGGCGCTGAACGCCAGCGCGCAGGCGGCCGGATACCACAAGACCCTGCCGAGCCGGGTGGTCCTGGCCGGCCACTCCGCAGGTGGCGGGCTCGCTGTGGGCGTGGCCAGGTACCTGGCCGATCGGGACGCCACCGACGACCTCGCCGGAGTGGTCATGCTCGACGGCGTCGGGTTCGGCGACCATCTCCTCTCGGACCTGGCCAAGATCCCGCGAGACATCCCGGTGTACAACCTCGCCGGCGAACCGTACGGCTGGAACGACTTCGGTGGCGCCAGCACCGACCTCGCCGAGGCGCGTCCCGGGGAATTCACCGGTGTTCTCGTCAACGGTGGACTTCACGCCGACGCCATGCAGAGCAGCAGTCCGATGATCCAGTTCGCGTCGTACCTCGCGACCGGCTTCTCGAAGCCATGGAATGTCGCTGCGGGCGAGATGCTGTCCGCAGGATGGATCAGCGACATGCTCTACGGCACCCATACGGCCCGCCTGTACGGCACACCGGGATCGATGCTCAACATCTTCACCGGTTGGTGGGTGCCCTCGGTGGCGCAGGTCTACCCCGTCGTGCACCAGTACGTCGGACCGCTGGACGTGCTGTTCACGTGTCTGTTGAACCCGGGGACCGTGAAGTGCACCTACGTCACGCCCGGCTACACCCGCCGCGCTTCGAAGGCGACCACCCGGGTCGCGTGA
- a CDS encoding ABC transporter ATP-binding protein codes for MGIGIQIEGLTKSFGPQRIWEDVTFDLPAGEVSVLLGPSGTGKSVFLKSLIGLLRPERGKIIVDGTNIIECSAKELYEIRTLFGVMFQDGALFGSMSLYDNTAFPLREHTKKKESEIRQVVMEKLDLVGLAGDENKFPGEISGGMRKRAGLARSLVLDPQIILCDEPDSGLDPVRTAYLSQLLIDINAQIDATILIVTHNINIARTVPDNMGMLFRKKLVMFGPREVLLTSDEPVVKQFLNGRRLGPIGMSEEKDEGTMAEEQAMADAGHHDGGVEEIEGVPPQIQATPGMPERKAVGRRQARVREIMHTLPPAAQEAIRDDLEGTNKYPVHEFSDDSTQQHAADDAPTGRIPVAGDR; via the coding sequence GTGGGCATTGGCATTCAGATCGAAGGCCTGACCAAGTCCTTCGGGCCCCAGCGAATCTGGGAGGACGTCACCTTCGACCTCCCGGCGGGCGAAGTGAGCGTGCTGCTCGGGCCGTCCGGTACCGGTAAGTCGGTGTTCCTGAAGTCGCTGATCGGTCTGCTGCGTCCGGAGCGCGGAAAGATCATCGTCGACGGCACGAACATCATCGAGTGCTCCGCGAAAGAGCTCTACGAGATCCGCACGCTGTTCGGGGTGATGTTCCAGGACGGTGCGCTGTTCGGCTCGATGAGCCTGTACGACAACACCGCTTTCCCGCTGCGCGAGCACACCAAGAAGAAGGAAAGCGAGATCCGTCAGGTCGTGATGGAGAAGCTGGACCTCGTCGGTCTGGCCGGGGACGAGAACAAGTTTCCCGGCGAGATCTCCGGCGGTATGCGCAAGCGTGCCGGCCTGGCGCGGTCGCTGGTGCTCGATCCGCAGATCATCCTCTGCGACGAGCCGGACTCCGGTCTGGACCCGGTGCGTACCGCTTATCTGTCGCAGTTGCTGATCGACATCAACGCCCAGATCGACGCGACGATCCTGATCGTGACGCACAACATCAACATCGCGCGCACGGTGCCCGACAACATGGGCATGCTGTTCCGCAAGAAGCTCGTCATGTTCGGTCCCCGGGAAGTGCTGCTAACCAGTGACGAGCCCGTCGTCAAGCAGTTCCTCAACGGTCGTCGTCTCGGCCCCATCGGTATGTCCGAGGAGAAGGACGAAGGCACGATGGCCGAAGAGCAGGCCATGGCCGACGCCGGTCACCACGACGGTGGCGTCGAGGAGATCGAGGGCGTGCCGCCGCAGATCCAGGCCACACCGGGCATGCCCGAGCGTAAGGCCGTCGGGCGGCGTCAGGCCCGCGTCCGCGAGATCATGCACACGCTGCCGCCCGCGGCTCAGGAAGCCATTCGTGACGATCTCGAGGGCACCAACAAGTACCCGGTGCACGAGTTCAGCGACGACTCGACCCAGCAGCATGCTGCGGACGACGCGCCGACCGGCCGCATCCCGGTCGCGGGTGATCGCTGA
- a CDS encoding DinB family protein produces MLTDLASRLADQLDFHWNTQLRPRLVGLTDDEYFWQPVGDCWTVHPDGSIDFSHPPPEPEPVTTIAWRLAHVIVGVLAMRNHAHFGGPSADYQSWPYAPRADAALRQLDDVYRAWNDGVRGLDESGLRAPVGSAEGPWADHPMIELVLHINREVIHHGAEIALLRDLYVHTHPEEN; encoded by the coding sequence ATGCTCACCGACCTGGCGTCTCGACTGGCCGACCAACTCGATTTCCACTGGAACACCCAACTGCGCCCCCGCCTGGTGGGCCTGACCGACGATGAGTACTTCTGGCAGCCCGTCGGGGACTGCTGGACAGTGCATCCGGACGGATCCATCGACTTCAGCCACCCGCCGCCGGAGCCGGAGCCGGTCACCACGATCGCGTGGCGGCTGGCCCATGTCATCGTCGGCGTGCTGGCGATGCGCAACCACGCCCACTTCGGCGGTCCCTCCGCCGACTATCAGTCCTGGCCCTACGCACCTCGCGCCGACGCCGCCTTGCGGCAGCTCGACGACGTGTACCGCGCCTGGAACGACGGGGTGCGTGGGCTCGACGAATCCGGCCTCCGCGCGCCGGTCGGATCGGCCGAGGGGCCCTGGGCCGATCACCCGATGATCGAGCTCGTGCTCCACATCAACCGCGAGGTGATCCACCACGGAGCCGAGATTGCGTTGCTGCGAGACCTGTACGTCCACACCCACCCGGAGGAGAACTGA
- a CDS encoding helix-turn-helix transcriptional regulator, translated as MAETTGRILQLLGLLQSRRGWSGQELAERLGVTTRSVRRDVERLRELGYPVHASAGHGGGYQLGAGAALPPLLLDPDEAVAVAVCLRVAAGGSVAGIGESALRALSKLDQVMPSRLRSQVGAVHDATVTLSSATDTPVDPDVLMTLARASRDREHVTAGYVDIRGVASRRRVEPYQLVTTGRRWYLLCYDRDKADWRSLRLDRMTDVSAVGTTFVPRQAPDAASYVRRAISSSPYPYIARVRYFAPAARIAQTFSTASVDIEPDGPQACIVTTGADEPERMVAWLAVPGCDFEVLEPPEVVAAARAVAARIARACRSSGADDHQSPMAGPTG; from the coding sequence ATGGCGGAAACCACCGGGCGAATCCTGCAGCTGCTCGGTCTGCTGCAGTCGCGCCGCGGATGGAGCGGTCAGGAGCTGGCCGAGCGGTTGGGGGTGACCACGCGCAGCGTGCGCCGCGATGTCGAGCGACTCAGGGAACTCGGTTACCCGGTGCATGCGAGCGCCGGCCACGGCGGCGGGTATCAGCTGGGTGCCGGCGCAGCGCTACCGCCGTTGCTGCTCGACCCCGACGAAGCGGTGGCGGTGGCGGTATGTCTGCGCGTCGCGGCGGGAGGCAGCGTGGCCGGGATCGGCGAATCGGCGCTGCGAGCGTTGAGCAAGTTGGACCAGGTGATGCCGAGCCGGCTCCGGTCGCAGGTCGGTGCGGTCCACGACGCGACGGTGACGCTGAGCTCGGCCACCGACACTCCCGTCGATCCCGACGTGCTGATGACACTGGCCAGGGCCAGTCGCGACCGCGAACATGTGACCGCCGGCTACGTCGACATCCGTGGCGTCGCCAGCCGGCGACGTGTGGAGCCCTACCAGCTCGTGACCACCGGACGACGCTGGTACCTGCTGTGCTACGACCGCGACAAGGCCGACTGGCGCAGCCTGCGGCTCGACCGGATGACCGACGTCAGCGCCGTGGGCACCACCTTCGTCCCACGACAAGCTCCCGACGCGGCGTCCTATGTACGACGGGCCATCAGCTCGTCGCCATATCCCTACATCGCGCGAGTGCGGTACTTCGCGCCCGCCGCACGGATCGCCCAGACATTCTCCACCGCGTCGGTCGATATCGAACCCGACGGGCCGCAGGCCTGCATCGTCACCACGGGAGCCGACGAACCCGAACGCATGGTCGCGTGGCTCGCGGTACCTGGGTGTGACTTCGAGGTGCTCGAGCCGCCCGAAGTGGTGGCGGCGGCGCGAGCGGTGGCCGCGCGCATCGCGCGGGCGTGCCGATCGTCAGGCGCTGATGATCACCAGTCGCCGATGGCCGGACCCACCGGATAA
- the rplJ gene encoding 50S ribosomal protein L10, whose product MAKDDKAAAIADIVERFNSSTATLVTEYRGLSVTSLAELRRSLGDSASYRVAKNTLVKRAAAEAGIEGLDELFVGPTAIAFVKGEAVDAAKAIKTFAKDHKALVIKGGYMDGRPLSVAEVEAIADLESREVLLAKMAGAMKANLSKAAGLFNAPASQVARLAAALQEKKSDEEAA is encoded by the coding sequence ATGGCCAAGGATGACAAGGCCGCAGCGATTGCCGACATCGTCGAGCGGTTCAACTCGTCGACGGCCACGCTCGTCACCGAGTACCGCGGCCTCTCGGTCACCAGTCTGGCCGAGCTGCGCCGATCCCTCGGCGATTCCGCAAGCTATCGCGTCGCCAAGAACACGCTGGTCAAGCGTGCTGCGGCGGAGGCGGGCATCGAAGGGCTCGACGAACTGTTCGTCGGTCCGACGGCGATCGCGTTCGTCAAGGGCGAGGCCGTCGACGCGGCCAAAGCGATCAAGACCTTCGCCAAGGACCACAAGGCGCTGGTCATCAAGGGCGGCTACATGGACGGCCGCCCGCTGAGCGTCGCCGAGGTCGAGGCGATCGCCGACCTCGAGTCCCGCGAGGTGCTGCTGGCCAAGATGGCCGGCGCGATGAAGGCCAACCTGTCCAAGGCTGCGGGCCTGTTCAACGCTCCGGCGTCGCAGGTTGCCCGCCTGGCCGCGGCGCTGCAGGAAAAGAAATCCGACGAGGAAGCCGCGTAG
- the rplL gene encoding 50S ribosomal protein L7/L12 yields MAKLSTDELLDAFKELTLLELSEFVKKFEETFEVTAAAPVAVAAAPGAAGGGAAAEAAEEQSEFDVILEGAGDKKIGVIKVVREIVSGLGLKEAKDLVDGAPKPLLEKVTKEAADDAKAKLEAAGASVTVK; encoded by the coding sequence ATGGCCAAGCTGTCCACCGACGAATTGCTCGACGCTTTCAAAGAGCTGACCCTGCTCGAGCTGTCCGAGTTCGTCAAGAAGTTCGAGGAGACCTTCGAGGTCACCGCCGCGGCTCCGGTCGCCGTCGCCGCCGCCCCGGGTGCGGCCGGTGGAGGGGCCGCCGCTGAGGCCGCCGAGGAGCAGTCCGAGTTCGACGTCATCCTCGAAGGTGCCGGCGACAAGAAGATCGGCGTCATCAAGGTCGTCCGTGAGATCGTGTCCGGCCTGGGCCTCAAGGAGGCCAAGGATCTGGTCGACGGCGCCCCCAAGCCGCTGCTCGAGAAGGTCACCAAGGAGGCCGCCGACGACGCCAAGGCCAAGCTCGAGGCTGCCGGCGCGTCGGTCACCGTCAAGTAG
- a CDS encoding alpha/beta hydrolase: protein MFDRWSVVVGAGVVAAGMSAAMLAGAGLALAAPDGAAGATADAAETQSSARPDSEDTDGETSTSSDGADPSAGDAADAPAEDDFGDLDEADDLDEGEATPADDGAVDDADTGETDEPPTAVDDEDADIPASSEETGVADDDSASGYATEPEGSAAPERDAEPERAAAETVADAPVGDPTGGPVVSADTDSGSGTAPVSGEAAVPVAGTARTAEAAADPVPVASLRSVPASTQLALSSTTADADDATSHAAPPARQTLLSLLGTIVFNVYGGLIRVFGGPAQLPRDSTVTVRSSTLEIDCGEGYEVPADWYVPAGPTPQRLVYLQHGFLAAGPFYSYTAARLAESTNSIVVTTSLTSNFLACDGCWLGGSPMHRAVADLFADGNTALAESALAAGYSATLLDGVEQVALTGHSLGGGLVAGTAGYMAGNGSVDRLAGVVMLDGVGFGSVVPDALDALPDVVPIYNLAGRSYFWNISGAANTALSDARPGEFVGVRLVDGLHSDTMLGGNPLVQFALYLVTGFSREQNIDASEILNAAWLNDMFAGQTTAPYYGDPGELLQIETPRGTATAYVTPGPAERLSLIDHLFTFGATILFGIDFATCADEPAENVSFSGRDTLLSLDGRTKPGQSIAQHVCTG, encoded by the coding sequence ATGTTCGACCGGTGGTCGGTGGTGGTGGGAGCCGGCGTCGTCGCCGCCGGGATGTCGGCGGCGATGCTGGCCGGTGCCGGACTCGCGCTTGCGGCGCCCGACGGGGCAGCCGGCGCGACCGCCGACGCCGCGGAGACGCAGTCGAGCGCCCGCCCGGATTCGGAGGACACCGACGGCGAGACGTCGACATCGTCCGACGGTGCGGATCCGTCCGCCGGCGACGCTGCGGACGCTCCCGCCGAGGACGATTTCGGCGATCTCGACGAGGCCGATGATCTCGACGAGGGTGAGGCCACTCCTGCCGACGACGGCGCCGTCGACGATGCGGACACCGGCGAGACGGACGAGCCGCCGACAGCGGTCGACGACGAGGACGCCGATATCCCCGCTAGCTCCGAGGAGACTGGTGTCGCCGACGACGACAGTGCCTCCGGGTATGCGACCGAACCGGAAGGTTCCGCCGCGCCCGAGCGCGACGCGGAGCCGGAGCGCGCCGCGGCGGAGACCGTAGCGGACGCACCGGTCGGGGACCCGACCGGTGGCCCCGTCGTGTCCGCCGACACCGACAGCGGCTCCGGCACCGCGCCGGTCTCGGGGGAGGCCGCCGTCCCGGTCGCCGGCACAGCAAGAACAGCCGAGGCTGCGGCAGATCCCGTGCCCGTCGCGTCGTTGCGGTCCGTGCCGGCCTCGACCCAACTGGCCCTGTCGTCGACGACGGCCGACGCCGACGACGCGACCAGTCACGCCGCCCCACCCGCCCGGCAGACCCTGCTCAGCCTGCTGGGCACCATCGTGTTCAACGTCTACGGCGGATTGATCCGGGTGTTCGGTGGGCCCGCCCAGCTGCCCCGCGACAGCACCGTGACGGTGCGCAGCTCGACACTGGAGATCGATTGCGGCGAGGGCTACGAGGTGCCCGCCGACTGGTACGTGCCGGCGGGCCCGACCCCGCAGCGGCTGGTCTATCTGCAGCACGGCTTCCTGGCTGCCGGACCGTTCTACAGCTACACCGCGGCCCGGTTGGCCGAGTCGACCAACAGCATCGTCGTCACCACGTCGCTGACGTCGAACTTCCTGGCCTGCGACGGCTGTTGGCTGGGCGGTTCGCCGATGCACCGCGCCGTCGCCGACCTGTTCGCCGACGGCAACACGGCGCTGGCCGAGAGCGCGCTGGCCGCCGGCTACAGCGCCACGCTGCTCGACGGCGTCGAGCAGGTCGCACTGACCGGGCACTCGCTCGGCGGCGGGCTGGTCGCGGGCACCGCGGGCTACATGGCCGGCAACGGCAGCGTCGACCGGCTCGCCGGAGTCGTCATGCTCGACGGGGTGGGCTTCGGCTCCGTGGTTCCGGACGCGCTGGACGCCCTGCCCGATGTTGTGCCGATCTACAACCTCGCCGGCCGGTCCTACTTCTGGAACATCAGCGGGGCGGCGAACACGGCGCTCAGCGACGCCCGCCCCGGTGAGTTCGTCGGCGTCCGACTGGTCGACGGTCTGCACTCGGACACCATGCTGGGCGGCAACCCGCTGGTCCAGTTTGCGCTGTACCTCGTCACGGGGTTCTCGCGGGAACAGAACATCGACGCCTCCGAGATCCTGAACGCGGCCTGGCTCAACGACATGTTCGCCGGTCAGACCACCGCGCCCTACTACGGCGACCCGGGTGAGCTGTTGCAGATCGAAACCCCGAGGGGGACCGCAACCGCGTATGTGACCCCGGGGCCGGCGGAGCGACTGAGTCTGATCGACCATCTGTTCACCTTCGGCGCGACCATCCTGTTCGGCATCGACTTCGCGACCTGTGCCGACGAACCGGCAGAAAACGTCTCATTTTCTGGGCGGGACACGCTTCTATCTCTTGACGGAAGGACGAAACCGGGCCAATCTATTGCCCAGCATGTTTGCACGGGTTGA
- a CDS encoding DinB family protein — protein sequence MPAMPPPVADERAGLREYLAAQQYAFHAIAYGLTDEQARATPSVSALSVGALIKHVTNCQRGWMQRVAAAPELCERDKRPMDSQAADYQNEFVMRTDETLADLLAAFDKQNAETMRLLESVDLGAAVPVPHDVPWFPSDVAAWSVRWVFFHMIEELARHAGHGDIIRESIDGATLYELLAGLEDWPATEWLTPWKPPTHR from the coding sequence ATGCCCGCCATGCCCCCACCCGTTGCCGACGAACGCGCCGGCCTGCGGGAATACCTCGCCGCCCAGCAGTACGCGTTCCACGCCATCGCCTACGGTCTGACCGACGAGCAGGCCCGCGCCACCCCGTCGGTCAGCGCACTGTCGGTGGGCGCCCTGATCAAGCACGTGACCAACTGCCAGCGGGGCTGGATGCAGCGCGTCGCGGCCGCACCTGAGCTCTGCGAGCGGGACAAGCGTCCGATGGACAGTCAGGCCGCCGACTACCAGAACGAGTTCGTCATGCGCACCGACGAGACCCTGGCCGATCTTCTGGCGGCCTTCGACAAGCAGAACGCCGAGACGATGCGCCTTCTCGAATCCGTAGATCTCGGTGCTGCGGTGCCGGTCCCCCACGACGTGCCGTGGTTTCCCAGCGACGTGGCCGCCTGGTCGGTGCGGTGGGTGTTCTTCCACATGATCGAGGAACTGGCGCGGCACGCCGGTCACGGCGACATCATCAGGGAAAGCATCGACGGGGCCACCCTCTACGAACTGCTCGCCGGCCTGGAGGACTGGCCGGCGACCGAATGGCTGACGCCGTGGAAGCCGCCGACGCACCGTTAG
- a CDS encoding TetR/AcrR family transcriptional regulator gives MSEPTSNATRWAGVPLVDRRAERRALLVDAAFRLFGESGEAGLSVRSVSRESGMNTRYFYESFRGTDELLGAVYDRVSAELAEVVADAMTAAGPSLRARTRAGMAAVLHFSSADPRRGRVLFTDARANPVLTERRAATQDLLREAVLTEGWRLHPDSDAIAALVGAAMYTGAMAELAQQWLAGHLGDDLDGVVDHALGLVLR, from the coding sequence ATGTCCGAACCGACCTCGAACGCGACCAGATGGGCGGGGGTACCCCTGGTCGATCGCCGGGCGGAACGGCGTGCGCTGCTGGTGGACGCGGCCTTTCGGCTGTTCGGCGAAAGCGGGGAAGCCGGGCTGTCGGTGCGGTCGGTGTCGCGGGAGTCGGGGATGAACACCCGGTACTTCTATGAGAGCTTTCGGGGTACCGACGAGCTGCTGGGCGCGGTGTATGACCGGGTGAGCGCCGAACTGGCCGAAGTGGTCGCCGACGCGATGACCGCGGCGGGACCGTCGTTGCGCGCGCGCACGCGCGCCGGAATGGCCGCCGTGCTTCACTTCAGCTCGGCCGACCCGCGCCGGGGGCGAGTCCTGTTCACTGACGCGCGCGCGAACCCGGTGCTCACCGAGCGTCGGGCCGCCACCCAGGATCTGTTGCGCGAGGCGGTGCTCACCGAGGGCTGGCGGCTGCACCCCGACAGCGACGCCATCGCCGCACTCGTGGGCGCGGCGATGTACACCGGGGCGATGGCAGAACTGGCCCAGCAATGGCTGGCGGGCCACCTGGGAGACGACCTCGATGGGGTCGTCGACCACGCTCTGGGCCTCGTCCTGCGTTGA
- a CDS encoding ROK family protein, translated as MSDHVLALDIGGTKVAAALVDGAGRLTHLQQRPTPHGDAEALWAVIAALVSDVRGAGSVAAVGVASAGPVDIPAGTISPINIAGVRGFPVVDRVGELTGLPVHLGGDGLCMAMGESRAGAGRGARFMLGMVVSTGIGGGLVLDGIPYHGRTGNAGHVGHVVVDAGGQPCSCGGRGCVETLASGPNLVRWARDNGWQAAPDADAKTLAAAAVRGDDVALRAFRRGAGALAAAVASAAAVVDLELVVIGGGVARAGAVLFDPLRGALGTYAGLDFLRDIEVAPAALGGDAGLVGAAALAREGR; from the coding sequence GTGTCCGACCACGTGCTGGCGCTCGACATCGGCGGGACCAAGGTCGCCGCGGCGCTCGTCGACGGTGCCGGACGGCTCACTCATCTGCAGCAGCGCCCTACCCCGCACGGCGACGCGGAGGCGCTGTGGGCCGTGATCGCCGCGCTGGTGAGCGACGTCCGCGGCGCCGGTTCCGTGGCGGCGGTGGGCGTGGCATCAGCCGGCCCGGTCGACATCCCGGCCGGCACGATCAGTCCGATCAACATCGCGGGGGTGCGGGGCTTCCCGGTGGTCGACCGCGTCGGTGAGCTCACCGGGCTGCCGGTGCACCTGGGTGGTGACGGGCTGTGCATGGCGATGGGCGAGTCCCGCGCGGGCGCTGGCCGCGGCGCCCGATTCATGCTGGGCATGGTGGTGTCCACCGGCATCGGCGGAGGCCTGGTGCTCGACGGCATCCCGTACCACGGCCGCACCGGCAACGCCGGGCACGTCGGGCACGTGGTCGTCGACGCGGGCGGACAGCCGTGTTCGTGCGGCGGTCGCGGCTGCGTCGAAACTCTGGCCTCGGGCCCGAACCTGGTGCGATGGGCCAGGGACAACGGGTGGCAGGCTGCGCCGGATGCCGACGCGAAGACGCTGGCCGCTGCCGCCGTGCGAGGCGACGACGTGGCGTTGCGCGCGTTCCGGCGCGGTGCCGGGGCGCTGGCCGCCGCCGTCGCCTCGGCCGCTGCGGTGGTTGACCTGGAACTCGTCGTCATCGGTGGCGGAGTCGCCCGGGCGGGCGCGGTGTTGTTCGATCCGTTGCGGGGCGCACTGGGGACCTACGCGGGACTCGACTTCCTGCGGGACATCGAGGTGGCGCCGGCCGCTCTCGGCGGCGACGCAGGCCTCGTCGGCGCTGCGGCGCTGGCCCGGGAAGGACGCTAG